A region from the Mesotoga infera genome encodes:
- a CDS encoding (2Fe-2S)-binding protein, translating into MKITFTLNDETLTMDVEEDIRLLDFLRDELGLTGTKEGCGEGECGACTVIIDGKAVNSCLVLLPEIDGSEITTIEGLSKNGELDPIQKAFIEEGAVQCGFCTPGMIMSTKALLDRKVNPSDEEIMEAIEGNLCRCTGYYKILQAIRTAAENLRKANE; encoded by the coding sequence ATGAAGATCACCTTCACACTTAACGATGAGACTTTAACAATGGATGTTGAGGAAGATATCAGGTTGCTGGATTTCCTACGCGACGAACTTGGACTCACCGGAACAAAGGAAGGTTGTGGCGAAGGAGAGTGTGGAGCCTGCACCGTAATAATCGACGGCAAGGCGGTCAATTCCTGTCTCGTCCTTCTTCCTGAGATAGACGGTTCAGAGATCACAACGATCGAAGGGCTCTCTAAAAATGGAGAGCTTGACCCCATTCAGAAGGCCTTCATTGAAGAAGGAGCAGTTCAGTGCGGATTCTGCACGCCGGGAATGATTATGTCAACGAAGGCGCTCCTAGACCGGAAGGTCAATCCAAGCGATGAAGAGATAATGGAAGCGATAGAGGGTAACCTCTGCAGATGTACCGGCTACTACAAGATACTCCAGGCAATAAGAACGGCAGCTGAGAATTTAAGGAAGGCAAATGAATAG